A DNA window from Micromonospora sp. NBC_01739 contains the following coding sequences:
- a CDS encoding acetyl-CoA carboxylase biotin carboxylase subunit, which produces MIESLLVANRGEIARRIIRTARRLGVRAIAVHSEADADLPFVREADEAVCVGPANPAQSYRNTEAILAAAASTGAQAIHPGYGFLSENADFARTVEAEGLVWVGPGADAISAMGDKINARNLMAAAGVPVAPGTTEPAADLPAAVAAANQIGYPVMVKAAAGGGGMGMGVAADESALRTEYDKVRAFAERMFGDGSVLIERYFPRVRHVEVQILGLADGRVVALGERECSVQRRNQKLVEESPSPAVSPQLRERLLAAAVRAGEAVGYRNAGTVECLLVPGTDEFFFLEMNTRLQVEHPVTELVYGLDLVEEQLRVAAGLPPTFDPDALSPRGHAIELRINAEDPKRFLPGPGVIKTWVEPTGEGVRVDSGYVEGNTVTPFYDSLMAKLIVYADTRSEAIARARTAVADFALSGPKNNLPFFTELLDNQEFTSGTYDTTLITRMR; this is translated from the coding sequence ATGATCGAGTCGTTGCTGGTCGCCAACCGGGGCGAGATCGCCCGCCGGATCATCCGTACCGCCAGGCGGCTCGGCGTACGCGCGATCGCGGTGCATTCCGAGGCGGACGCCGATCTGCCGTTCGTGCGGGAGGCCGACGAGGCGGTCTGTGTAGGGCCCGCCAACCCGGCGCAGAGTTACCGCAACACCGAGGCGATCCTCGCCGCCGCCGCCTCGACCGGGGCCCAGGCCATCCACCCCGGCTACGGCTTCCTGTCGGAGAACGCCGACTTCGCCCGTACCGTCGAGGCCGAGGGCCTGGTCTGGGTCGGACCGGGGGCGGACGCGATCAGCGCGATGGGCGACAAGATCAACGCGCGGAACCTGATGGCCGCCGCCGGGGTTCCGGTGGCCCCCGGCACCACCGAGCCGGCGGCCGACCTGCCCGCGGCGGTCGCGGCCGCGAACCAGATCGGGTACCCGGTCATGGTGAAGGCCGCCGCCGGCGGTGGCGGCATGGGCATGGGGGTGGCCGCCGACGAGAGCGCTCTGCGCACCGAGTACGACAAGGTGCGCGCGTTCGCGGAGCGGATGTTCGGCGACGGCTCGGTGTTGATCGAGCGCTACTTCCCCCGGGTACGGCACGTCGAGGTGCAGATCCTGGGGCTGGCCGACGGCCGGGTGGTGGCCCTGGGTGAGCGGGAGTGCTCCGTGCAGCGCCGCAACCAGAAGCTGGTCGAGGAGTCCCCCTCCCCGGCGGTGTCGCCGCAGCTGCGGGAACGCCTGCTGGCCGCGGCGGTACGGGCCGGTGAGGCGGTCGGCTACCGCAACGCCGGCACGGTGGAGTGTCTGCTGGTCCCGGGCACGGACGAGTTCTTCTTCCTGGAGATGAACACCCGGCTCCAGGTGGAGCACCCGGTCACCGAGCTGGTCTACGGCCTGGACCTGGTCGAGGAGCAGCTGCGGGTGGCCGCCGGCCTGCCGCCCACCTTCGACCCGGACGCGCTGAGTCCGCGCGGCCACGCCATCGAGTTGCGGATCAACGCCGAGGACCCGAAGCGGTTCCTGCCCGGCCCAGGGGTGATCAAGACCTGGGTGGAGCCCACCGGCGAGGGGGTACGGGTCGACTCCGGCTACGTCGAGGGCAACACGGTCACCCCCTTCTACGACAGCCTGATGGCCAAGCTCATCGTGTACGCCGACACCCGCTCCGAGGCCATCGCCCGGGCCCGTACCGCCGTGGCCGACTTCGCCCTGTCCGGCCCCAAGAACAACCTTCCCTTCTTCACCGAACTCCTGGACAACCAGGAGTTCACCTCCGGCACCTACGACACCACCCTGATAACCCGCATGCGCTGA
- a CDS encoding acyl-CoA carboxylase subunit beta: MTVDGGALEQLGKRVRAGGAEKYHAANAAKGKLFARERVALLVDEGSFVEDGLFANALAEGLPADGVVTGTATIDGRQVCLMANDSTVKAGSWGARTVEKIIRIIERAYDTGVPMVYLVDSAGARITDQVELFPGRRGAGKIFWNQVRASGSIPQVCALFGPSAAGGAYIPAFCDVVAMVDGNASMYLGSDRMVEMVTGEKTTLEAMGGAKVHCAESGVGHFLCKTEAEALDVVKRYLSYLPANWTQQPPTAEPVEAPAKADLAALVPASERQAFDMRRYVKGLLDEGSFFEIQALWAKELTIGFGRLNGEVVGVIGNNSMFKGGVLFVDSADKASRFVQLCDAFNVPLLFLSDVPGFMVGSAVEKQGIIRHGAKMITAISEATVPKICVVVRKAYGAGLYAMAGPGFEPDATIALPTAKIAVMGAEAAVNAVYANKIAAIEDEAERAAFVAAKRAEYEQDIDIVRLASELVIDTIVEPHELRAELVRRFTAARSKDRHFSRRRHGVTPV; encoded by the coding sequence GTGACGGTAGACGGTGGCGCGCTGGAGCAACTCGGTAAGCGGGTTCGGGCCGGCGGTGCGGAGAAGTACCACGCGGCGAACGCGGCCAAGGGCAAGCTGTTCGCCCGGGAGCGGGTGGCGCTGCTGGTCGATGAGGGATCCTTCGTCGAGGATGGACTCTTCGCCAACGCCCTAGCCGAGGGCCTGCCCGCCGACGGGGTGGTGACCGGCACGGCCACCATCGACGGGCGTCAGGTCTGCCTGATGGCCAACGATTCCACCGTCAAGGCCGGCAGCTGGGGCGCGCGTACCGTCGAGAAGATCATTCGGATCATCGAGCGGGCGTACGACACCGGGGTCCCGATGGTCTACCTGGTCGACTCGGCCGGGGCCCGGATCACCGACCAGGTGGAGCTGTTCCCGGGGCGCCGGGGTGCCGGCAAGATCTTCTGGAATCAGGTACGCGCCTCCGGCTCGATTCCCCAGGTCTGCGCACTGTTCGGGCCTAGCGCGGCCGGCGGCGCTTACATCCCGGCGTTCTGCGACGTGGTGGCCATGGTGGACGGCAACGCCAGCATGTACCTCGGCTCCGACCGGATGGTCGAGATGGTCACCGGGGAGAAGACCACCCTGGAGGCGATGGGCGGTGCCAAGGTGCACTGCGCCGAGTCGGGGGTCGGGCACTTCCTCTGCAAGACCGAGGCCGAGGCCCTCGACGTGGTCAAGCGCTACCTGTCGTACCTGCCGGCCAACTGGACCCAGCAGCCGCCGACGGCGGAGCCGGTCGAGGCCCCCGCCAAGGCGGACCTGGCCGCGCTGGTGCCGGCCAGCGAGCGGCAGGCCTTCGACATGCGGCGGTACGTCAAGGGGCTGCTCGACGAGGGTTCCTTCTTCGAGATCCAGGCCCTCTGGGCCAAGGAGTTGACCATCGGGTTCGGCCGGCTGAACGGCGAGGTCGTCGGCGTGATCGGCAACAACTCGATGTTCAAGGGCGGGGTGCTCTTCGTCGACTCGGCCGACAAGGCCAGCCGGTTCGTGCAGCTCTGCGACGCCTTCAACGTGCCGCTGCTGTTCCTGTCCGACGTGCCCGGATTCATGGTCGGCAGCGCGGTGGAGAAGCAGGGCATCATCCGGCACGGTGCAAAGATGATCACCGCGATCTCCGAGGCGACCGTACCCAAGATCTGTGTGGTGGTCCGCAAGGCGTACGGCGCTGGTCTTTATGCCATGGCCGGGCCGGGCTTCGAGCCGGACGCCACCATCGCCCTGCCCACCGCGAAGATCGCGGTGATGGGCGCGGAGGCCGCGGTCAACGCGGTGTATGCGAACAAGATCGCCGCGATCGAGGACGAGGCCGAGCGGGCTGCCTTCGTCGCCGCCAAGCGCGCCGAGTACGAGCAGGACATCGACATCGTCCGGTTGGCCAGTGAACTGGTCATCGACACGATCGTCGAGCCGCACGAGTTGCGCGCCGAACTGGTCCGCCGCTTCACCGCCGCCCGGAGCAAGGATCGGCACTTCTCCCGGCGTCGGCACGGCGTAACCCCCGTCTGA
- a CDS encoding YceI family protein, which yields MTSTESVTREWNGLTIPAAGTYLLDAAHKRVGFLARHMMVSKVRGEFTEATATITIAEEPLESTVSATIQAASITTAQADRDAHLRSPEFLDVEKFATLEYRSTGVKSHSGNEFVLAGELTIKDVTRPVDLKVEFEGVGRSPFGQDIFGFSASAEIDREEFGLTWNVALESGGVLVGKKIKIEIEGEGVRQA from the coding sequence ATGACCAGCACCGAGTCGGTTACCCGCGAATGGAACGGCCTGACCATCCCGGCGGCCGGCACCTACCTCCTGGACGCCGCGCACAAGCGGGTCGGCTTCCTGGCCCGGCACATGATGGTCTCCAAGGTGCGGGGTGAGTTCACCGAGGCCACCGCGACCATCACGATCGCCGAGGAGCCGTTGGAGTCGACCGTCAGCGCGACCATCCAGGCGGCCAGCATTACCACCGCCCAGGCCGACCGGGACGCACACCTGCGCAGCCCGGAGTTCCTCGACGTCGAGAAGTTCGCCACCCTGGAGTACCGCAGCACCGGGGTGAAGTCCCACAGCGGCAACGAGTTCGTCCTCGCCGGTGAGCTCACCATCAAGGACGTGACCCGCCCGGTCGACCTCAAGGTCGAGTTCGAGGGTGTCGGTCGCAGCCCCTTCGGCCAGGACATCTTCGGCTTCTCGGCGAGCGCCGAGATCGACCGTGAGGAGTTCGGCCTGACCTGGAACGTCGCCCTGGAGTCCGGTGGCGTCCTGGTCGGCAAGAAGATCAAGATTGAGATCGAGGGCGAGGGCGTCCGCCAGGCCTGA
- a CDS encoding hydroxymethylglutaryl-CoA lyase, with product MPGFVSIREVGPRDGLQNEEPIPTEAKVRLLDALSHTGVRRIEAVSFVHPKAIPQMADADEVWQRATKVDGVNYSALVPNSRGAQRALAAGFTEIEVVVSASDTHNRRNVNRGTDESLDDIAELIDLLHGAGATAEVIIATSFGCPYEGDIDPGRVAAIVDRVVRDGADRVAFGDTTGMGTPRRVRDLLAAVRERNADIPVLLHFHNTRGTALANLLTALEFGITEFDASVGGLGGCPYAPGASGNLATEEAVHMLHDMGIDTGIDLDALIEAAKLAEELTARRLPSGVLRAGPRTLLTPLP from the coding sequence CTGCCGGGGTTTGTGTCCATCCGGGAGGTTGGACCGCGTGACGGGCTCCAGAACGAGGAGCCGATTCCGACCGAGGCTAAGGTGCGGCTGCTCGACGCGCTGTCCCACACCGGGGTACGGCGGATCGAGGCGGTGTCGTTCGTGCACCCGAAGGCGATCCCGCAGATGGCCGACGCCGACGAGGTGTGGCAGCGGGCGACGAAGGTCGACGGGGTGAACTACTCGGCGCTGGTGCCCAACTCCCGGGGCGCCCAGCGGGCCCTGGCCGCCGGGTTCACCGAGATCGAAGTCGTCGTCTCCGCCAGCGACACCCACAATCGGCGCAACGTCAACCGCGGCACGGACGAGTCGCTCGACGACATCGCCGAGCTGATCGACCTGCTGCACGGCGCCGGCGCCACCGCCGAGGTGATCATCGCTACCAGCTTCGGTTGCCCGTACGAGGGGGACATCGACCCCGGCCGGGTGGCCGCCATCGTGGACCGGGTGGTCCGTGACGGCGCCGACCGGGTGGCCTTCGGCGACACCACCGGCATGGGTACCCCCCGACGGGTCCGGGACCTGCTGGCCGCCGTACGCGAGCGCAACGCGGACATCCCGGTGCTGCTGCACTTCCACAACACCCGGGGTACCGCCCTGGCGAACCTGTTGACCGCGTTGGAGTTCGGGATCACCGAGTTCGACGCCAGCGTCGGTGGCCTGGGCGGCTGCCCGTACGCCCCCGGTGCCAGCGGCAACCTGGCCACTGAGGAGGCCGTGCACATGCTGCACGACATGGGCATCGACACCGGCATCGACCTCGACGCCCTGATCGAGGCCGCCAAACTCGCCGAGGAACTGACCGCCCGCCGCCTCCCCTCCGGCGTCCTCCGCGCTGGCCCCCGCACCCTCCTGACCCCCCTCCCCTAA
- a CDS encoding TetR/AcrR family transcriptional regulator produces MTVEQRARSANSGATGTGRRRSRKDEILEIAVGLFASRGYHGVSMDDIGAAAGVTGPALYHHFAGKEAMLVAALVPVSEGLLDGGRQRAAGHPGDPGAALESLIDFHVDFALANPAVIALHLHELDRLPEEPRRRIRRLQRLYVEEWVTVLTALHDGLPDGEARVLAHAAFGLMNSTPFLGGEVDRRRRAELLRAATLAALLAPTGPA; encoded by the coding sequence GTGACGGTGGAGCAGCGGGCCCGCAGCGCGAACAGCGGGGCTACGGGGACGGGGCGGCGCCGGTCCCGCAAGGACGAGATCCTGGAGATCGCGGTGGGGCTGTTCGCCTCCCGCGGCTACCACGGGGTGTCGATGGACGACATCGGCGCGGCGGCCGGGGTGACCGGCCCGGCCCTCTACCACCACTTCGCCGGCAAGGAGGCGATGCTGGTCGCCGCGCTGGTGCCGGTGAGCGAGGGACTGCTCGACGGAGGCCGTCAGCGCGCCGCCGGCCACCCGGGCGATCCAGGTGCCGCCCTGGAGTCGTTGATCGACTTTCATGTCGACTTCGCATTGGCCAATCCCGCAGTCATCGCGTTGCACCTGCACGAGTTGGACCGGCTGCCCGAGGAGCCCCGACGGCGCATCCGGCGCCTCCAGCGGCTCTACGTGGAGGAGTGGGTCACCGTGCTGACCGCCCTGCACGACGGGCTGCCCGACGGGGAGGCGCGGGTGCTGGCGCACGCCGCCTTCGGCCTGATGAACTCCACCCCCTTCCTCGGTGGTGAGGTGGACCGCCGCCGCCGGGCCGAACTGCTGCGCGCCGCCACCCTGGCCGCGCTGCTGGCCCCCACCGGACCGGCCTGA
- a CDS encoding PASTA domain-containing protein has translation MSSTDPEAGSLVKRGVVVVINVIGSPPPTEVPNVLGTDCRAAAADLLRYGFVPRHPAGLDGAVTAQEPAGGTLGRWDDEVRLVCGTPGDSPDSQ, from the coding sequence GTGTCGAGTACCGACCCGGAGGCCGGCAGCCTGGTGAAACGCGGTGTCGTAGTCGTGATCAATGTGATCGGGTCGCCACCGCCGACCGAGGTGCCGAACGTGCTGGGGACGGACTGCCGGGCGGCGGCGGCCGACCTCCTGCGCTACGGATTCGTCCCCCGCCATCCGGCCGGGCTGGACGGCGCGGTCACCGCCCAGGAACCTGCCGGTGGCACCCTCGGCCGGTGGGACGACGAGGTGCGCCTCGTCTGCGGGACCCCGGGGGACAGCCCGGATTCGCAGTGA
- a CDS encoding PASTA domain-containing protein, with translation MRRAEPWSGRAEVPPAGSGQERDLAAGEWYGDDPAGRRWWLPIVWGIALLLLLALLGTGLWLARQAVDEGDSGPPSPQPTTSAAPTSDSPSPTRSPSATPTTSAAPTTLPLPPLVGLTEEAARALLDRLDLEPQVEYRPSNQPAGTVIATDPGAGDPVESGDVVRLVVARADPSPSTPAPEPPSTEPTTAPTTTDPTATASPTR, from the coding sequence GTGCGACGGGCGGAGCCATGGTCGGGACGGGCCGAGGTGCCGCCGGCGGGTTCCGGTCAGGAGCGCGACCTGGCCGCCGGCGAGTGGTACGGCGACGACCCGGCCGGGCGGCGCTGGTGGCTGCCGATCGTCTGGGGCATCGCCCTGCTGCTGCTCCTGGCGCTGCTCGGGACAGGGCTGTGGCTGGCCCGTCAGGCGGTCGACGAGGGAGACTCCGGCCCGCCCTCGCCGCAGCCGACCACCTCGGCGGCACCCACGAGCGACTCGCCGTCACCCACCCGCTCGCCCTCGGCCACGCCGACGACCAGTGCGGCGCCGACCACCCTGCCGCTGCCCCCACTTGTCGGCCTCACCGAGGAGGCCGCCCGGGCCCTGCTGGACCGGCTGGATCTCGAACCCCAGGTGGAGTACCGCCCGTCGAACCAACCGGCGGGGACGGTGATCGCCACCGACCCGGGGGCGGGGGATCCCGTCGAGTCGGGCGACGTGGTCAGGTTGGTGGTCGCCAGGGCCGATCCGAGCCCGTCGACACCGGCCCCGGAGCCGCCGAGCACCGAGCCGACCACTGCACCGACGACCACTGATCCGACGGCCACGGCCAGCCCCACCAGGTGA
- a CDS encoding glutamate--cysteine ligase, whose amino-acid sequence MGRDVDRATFSREDRVLYRQKVRRCLDVFALMLDDFGFDADRPMTGLEIELNLVDQAAEPAMRNEEILAAIADPLFQTELGQFNLELNASPRLISGDGFADYERGLLGSLNRAGERAARSDTRIVLVGILPTLTECHLVADNLSTNERYRVLNDQIVGARGEDIELDIRGVERLRTHTDSIAPEAACTSLQFHLQVAPDSFADYWNASQAIAGAQVAVGANSPFLYGRQLWAETRIALFEQATDTRPDELKAQGVRPRVWFGERWITSIFDLFEENVRYFPPLLPICESEDPVEVLHAGGVPELAELRLHNGTVYRWNRPVYDIMNGRPHLRVENRVLPAGPTVVDMLANAAFYFGLVRGLAEADRPIWSQLTFSSAEENFHAAARRGMDAVVHWPRLGEVPVTKLVLDVLLPIAFDGLDGFGVAPAERDRLLGIIEQRCRTGRNGADWQTSTVWAAQRQRGMDRRAALHHMLQRYAELQGSNEPVHTWPID is encoded by the coding sequence ATGGGCAGGGATGTCGACCGAGCCACATTCTCCCGTGAGGATCGGGTCCTCTACCGGCAGAAGGTCCGCCGCTGCCTGGATGTCTTCGCCCTGATGCTCGACGACTTCGGCTTCGACGCCGACCGGCCGATGACCGGGCTGGAGATCGAGCTGAACCTGGTCGATCAGGCGGCTGAACCCGCCATGCGCAACGAGGAGATCCTCGCCGCCATCGCCGATCCGCTGTTCCAGACCGAGCTGGGACAGTTCAACCTGGAGCTGAACGCGAGTCCGAGACTGATCTCCGGTGACGGCTTCGCCGACTACGAGCGGGGCCTGCTGGGCAGCCTCAACCGGGCGGGTGAGCGGGCGGCCCGCTCGGACACCCGGATCGTCCTGGTCGGCATCCTGCCCACCCTGACCGAGTGTCATCTGGTCGCCGACAATCTGTCCACGAACGAGCGTTACCGGGTGCTCAACGACCAGATCGTCGGTGCCCGGGGCGAGGACATCGAACTGGACATCCGCGGGGTGGAGCGGCTGCGTACCCACACCGACTCCATCGCCCCCGAAGCGGCCTGCACCAGCCTCCAGTTCCACCTCCAGGTGGCGCCGGACAGCTTCGCCGACTACTGGAACGCCTCCCAGGCGATCGCCGGAGCGCAGGTGGCGGTGGGGGCCAACTCCCCCTTCCTGTACGGCCGGCAACTATGGGCGGAGACCCGGATCGCCCTGTTCGAACAGGCCACCGACACCCGCCCGGATGAGTTGAAGGCGCAAGGGGTGCGACCCCGGGTGTGGTTCGGGGAACGCTGGATCACCTCGATCTTCGACCTCTTCGAGGAGAACGTCCGCTACTTCCCGCCGCTGCTGCCCATCTGCGAGAGCGAGGACCCGGTCGAGGTCCTGCACGCCGGCGGGGTGCCCGAACTCGCCGAGCTGAGGCTGCACAACGGCACGGTCTACCGCTGGAACCGCCCGGTGTACGACATCATGAACGGGCGCCCACATCTGCGGGTCGAGAACCGGGTGCTGCCGGCCGGGCCCACCGTGGTCGACATGCTGGCCAACGCCGCCTTCTACTTCGGGCTGGTCCGGGGCCTGGCCGAGGCAGACCGTCCGATCTGGAGCCAGCTGACCTTCAGCTCCGCCGAGGAGAACTTCCACGCCGCCGCCCGACGGGGCATGGACGCCGTAGTGCACTGGCCCCGCCTCGGTGAGGTGCCGGTGACCAAGCTGGTCCTCGACGTGTTGTTGCCCATCGCCTTCGACGGGCTGGACGGCTTCGGGGTGGCCCCGGCCGAACGCGACCGGCTGCTCGGCATCATCGAGCAGCGCTGTCGTACCGGCCGTAACGGTGCGGACTGGCAGACCTCGACCGTGTGGGCCGCCCAGCGGCAACGGGGCATGGACCGGCGGGCCGCCCTGCACCACATGCTTCAGCGGTACGCCGAGTTGCAGGGCAGCAACGAACCGGTGCACACCTGGCCGATCGACTGA
- a CDS encoding FAD-dependent oxidoreductase: MLPERTDVLIVGAGPTGLTAALTLARHGVQATLVDERERPQVTSRAAVVHAYTLEMLDRIDAAALLVARGLPSRRITVRDRDRVLVTVPFDGLPSRHRYALTVSQSVTEQVLAEQLAEAGGEVLRPYRLTGLDLDDAGALARFDGATVRARWVIAADGMHSTVRTAAGIPFTGRADTESFVLADVLMDSTMSREGASIFLARGGPLVWVPLPGDQVRLVATVTDPPAEPDAAYLQRILDERGPAARPDRVREVLWSSRFRQHQRVAETFRAGPILLAGDSGHVHSPAGGQGMNLGIRDAIDLGETLAEVLAGGPDRLLDEYAARRRPLAEEVAGFAGRLTRLAVVPPPARPARDVLLRLVSGLPPVRRRIALRLSGLHQRA; encoded by the coding sequence ATGCTGCCCGAACGAACGGATGTCCTGATCGTCGGCGCCGGCCCGACCGGGCTGACCGCGGCGCTCACCCTGGCCCGTCACGGTGTCCAGGCCACCCTGGTCGACGAGCGGGAACGGCCCCAGGTGACCTCCCGGGCGGCGGTGGTGCACGCGTACACCCTGGAGATGCTGGACCGCATCGACGCCGCAGCCCTCCTGGTGGCGCGGGGATTGCCCTCCCGTCGGATCACCGTGCGGGACCGGGACCGGGTGCTGGTCACCGTGCCGTTCGACGGATTGCCGAGTCGACATCGGTACGCCCTGACGGTGTCCCAGTCGGTCACCGAGCAGGTGCTAGCCGAGCAGCTGGCCGAGGCGGGGGGTGAGGTGCTGCGTCCGTACCGGCTGACCGGCCTGGACCTCGACGATGCCGGCGCCCTGGCGCGGTTCGACGGCGCCACCGTGCGGGCCCGGTGGGTGATCGCGGCCGACGGAATGCACAGCACCGTACGCACGGCGGCCGGCATCCCCTTCACCGGGCGGGCCGACACGGAATCCTTCGTGCTGGCCGACGTGCTCATGGACAGCACCATGTCCCGCGAAGGGGCCTCGATCTTCCTGGCCCGGGGCGGTCCACTGGTCTGGGTGCCGCTGCCCGGCGACCAGGTCCGCCTGGTCGCCACGGTCACCGACCCGCCGGCCGAGCCCGATGCCGCATACCTGCAACGGATCCTCGACGAACGCGGCCCGGCCGCCCGCCCCGACCGGGTACGCGAGGTGCTGTGGTCCTCCCGTTTCCGGCAGCACCAGCGGGTGGCCGAGACCTTCCGCGCCGGGCCGATCCTGTTGGCCGGTGACTCCGGTCATGTGCACAGCCCTGCCGGGGGGCAGGGCATGAATCTGGGCATCCGTGACGCGATCGACCTGGGGGAAACCCTCGCCGAGGTGCTGGCCGGGGGGCCCGACCGGCTGCTCGACGAGTACGCCGCCCGGCGTCGTCCGCTGGCCGAGGAGGTGGCCGGCTTCGCCGGCCGGCTGACCCGGCTCGCCGTGGTGCCCCCGCCCGCCCGGCCGGCCCGGGACGTGCTGCTGCGCCTGGTCTCCGGGCTGCCCCCGGTACGCCGCCGGATCGCCCTGCGGCTGTCCGGGCTGCACCAGCGGGCGTGA
- a CDS encoding MarR family winged helix-turn-helix transcriptional regulator, with protein sequence MNPNVFNDSRITAVGLLFEVYAGLSARFAAQLEEHGLSSVEFEVLTRLTRSPDNQLRMTDLAAQTSLSTSGVTRVVDRMERDGLIVRQACPSDRRSSFAVVTPAGLRRLDECLPGHLQLIEDWFTGQLDPAALSALLDGLRRVRDAVHPCATAGSDESVRTEDTSPTEG encoded by the coding sequence GTGAACCCGAACGTGTTCAACGACTCACGCATCACCGCTGTCGGCCTCCTCTTCGAGGTGTACGCCGGGCTGTCGGCACGATTCGCCGCGCAGCTGGAAGAACACGGGCTTTCCTCGGTCGAGTTCGAGGTGCTCACCCGACTGACCCGCTCGCCCGACAACCAACTGAGAATGACCGACCTCGCCGCCCAGACCTCGCTGTCCACCAGCGGGGTGACCCGGGTGGTCGACCGGATGGAGCGCGACGGCCTGATCGTCCGGCAGGCCTGCCCCTCCGACCGACGTAGCTCCTTCGCCGTGGTGACCCCCGCCGGCCTGCGTCGACTCGATGAATGCCTGCCCGGCCACCTCCAACTCATCGAGGACTGGTTCACCGGCCAACTGGATCCCGCAGCCCTGAGCGCACTGCTCGACGGCCTGCGCCGGGTGCGGGATGCGGTGCATCCCTGCGCGACCGCCGGCAGCGACGAGTCCGTCCGTACGGAGGACACCAGCCCCACCGAAGGTTGA
- a CDS encoding acyl-CoA dehydrogenase family protein has protein sequence MDFRLSEEHQALRDSVRDFAREVVAPVIAEHYEQHTFPYEIIRQMGKMGLFGLPFSEEYGGMGGDYFALCLALEELARVDSSVAITLEAAVSLGAMPIYRFGTEEQKARWLPKLLSGEALAGFGLTEPGTGSDAGGTETRAVLEGDEWVINGSKAFITNSGTDITSMVTVTAVTGTRPDGAKELSTIIVPSGTPGFTVAPGYSKVGWTASDTHELTFDDCRVPAENLLGERGRGFAQFLRILDEGRIAIAALAVGLAQGCVDESIKYARERHAFGQPIGNYQAIQFKVADMEMKAHTARLAYYDAAARMLAGEPFKRQAAIAKLHASTIAVDNAREATQIHGGYGFMNEYPVARFWRDSKILEIGEGTSEVQRMIIARDLGM, from the coding sequence ATGGACTTCCGGCTCTCCGAGGAGCACCAGGCCCTGCGCGACAGCGTGCGGGACTTCGCCCGCGAGGTGGTCGCGCCGGTCATCGCCGAGCACTACGAGCAGCACACCTTCCCGTACGAGATCATCCGGCAGATGGGCAAGATGGGCCTGTTCGGCCTGCCCTTCAGCGAGGAGTACGGCGGGATGGGCGGCGACTACTTCGCCCTCTGCCTGGCGTTGGAGGAGTTGGCCCGGGTCGACTCCAGCGTGGCGATCACCCTGGAGGCGGCGGTCTCCCTGGGCGCGATGCCGATCTACCGGTTCGGCACCGAGGAGCAGAAGGCCCGCTGGCTGCCGAAGCTGCTCAGCGGCGAGGCGCTGGCCGGGTTCGGGCTGACCGAGCCGGGCACCGGCTCGGACGCCGGGGGCACGGAGACCCGGGCCGTGCTGGAGGGCGACGAGTGGGTGATCAACGGTTCGAAGGCCTTCATCACCAACTCGGGCACGGACATCACCTCCATGGTCACCGTCACCGCGGTCACCGGCACCCGACCGGACGGCGCCAAGGAACTGTCCACCATCATCGTGCCGAGCGGCACCCCGGGCTTCACGGTCGCCCCCGGCTACTCCAAGGTCGGCTGGACCGCCTCGGACACCCACGAGTTGACCTTCGACGACTGCCGGGTGCCGGCGGAGAACCTGCTCGGCGAGCGGGGCCGGGGCTTCGCCCAGTTCCTGCGCATCCTCGACGAGGGTCGGATCGCCATCGCCGCCCTGGCCGTGGGGCTGGCCCAGGGCTGCGTCGACGAGTCGATCAAGTACGCCCGCGAGCGGCACGCCTTCGGCCAGCCGATCGGCAACTACCAGGCGATCCAGTTCAAGGTCGCCGACATGGAGATGAAGGCGCACACCGCCCGGCTGGCGTACTACGACGCGGCGGCCCGGATGCTGGCCGGCGAGCCGTTCAAGCGGCAGGCGGCGATCGCCAAGCTGCACGCCAGCACGATCGCGGTGGACAACGCCCGGGAGGCCACCCAGATCCACGGCGGGTACGGCTTCATGAACGAGTACCCGGTGGCCCGGTTCTGGCGGGACTCCAAGATCCTGGAGATCGGCGAGGGCACCTCCGAGGTGCAGCGCATGATCATCGCGCGGGACCTGGGGATGTGA